The following are encoded together in the Sphingomonas insulae genome:
- the tpiA gene encoding triose-phosphate isomerase encodes MTRRKLVAGNWKMNGSRAGLAELDGIAAAAASAPGVDVAVAVPFTLIAPAATRVPALQIGAEDVHEADSGAHTGCVSAAMVAEAGARFAIVGHSERRADQGETSHDAWAKAAAARRQGLHVISCCGETEAERDADRAERVVQAQIEKSVPDNADGSWFTLAYEPRWAIGTGRTPTLEQIAAIHSIARAKLRMLIGDAADGVRILYGGSVTGDNAETILACENVDGALVGGASITAAKFVPIIEAAARL; translated from the coding sequence ATGACACGGCGCAAGCTGGTGGCGGGCAATTGGAAGATGAACGGCTCACGGGCCGGGCTCGCCGAACTCGACGGCATCGCCGCGGCGGCCGCATCGGCGCCCGGCGTGGATGTCGCCGTGGCCGTACCCTTCACCCTGATCGCGCCCGCCGCCACGCGCGTGCCGGCGTTGCAGATCGGTGCCGAGGACGTGCACGAGGCGGATAGCGGCGCGCATACCGGCTGCGTCTCAGCGGCGATGGTGGCGGAGGCGGGCGCCCGGTTCGCGATCGTCGGCCATAGCGAACGACGCGCGGACCAGGGCGAAACCAGCCATGATGCCTGGGCAAAGGCGGCGGCGGCCCGGCGGCAGGGGCTCCACGTCATCTCCTGCTGCGGCGAGACGGAGGCGGAGCGCGACGCCGACCGCGCCGAGCGCGTGGTGCAGGCGCAGATCGAGAAATCCGTACCCGACAATGCCGACGGCAGCTGGTTCACGCTCGCCTACGAACCGCGCTGGGCGATCGGCACCGGCCGCACCCCGACGCTGGAACAGATCGCGGCCATCCACTCGATCGCACGCGCCAAGCTGCGCATGCTGATCGGCGACGCGGCCGACGGCGTTCGCATCCTCTATGGCGGATCGGTGACCGGCGACAATGCCGAGACGATCCTCGCGTGCGAGAACGTCGATGGTGCCCTGGTCGGCGGCGCCAGCATCACCGCGGCCAAGTTCGTGCCGATCATCGAGGCTGCCGCCCGGCTGTAG
- a CDS encoding energy transducer TonB, with amino-acid sequence MVIAPTPLRDRLGAATLTAVIVAALGYALLLGLAFHGVTGPAQQALATFDLSPEPPPPERVVPPKRKINRASGKASPPNLRSKATEVTAPIPIIQVVPPTPIVVAPLPNIGVQATSGASDRAGPGTGAGGIGNGNGAGGDGDGDGSGWERVPRLINGRIKGSDIPDAILDVGFRGVVGMRYRVETDGRVTNCIVARSSGNALMDQATCRAVEKRFRYEPWRDAAGRPVRSTVLRDQQWDIDPPTIDR; translated from the coding sequence ATGGTGATCGCTCCCACCCCTCTACGCGACCGGCTCGGTGCGGCGACTCTGACGGCGGTGATCGTCGCGGCGCTCGGCTACGCGCTGCTGCTCGGTCTGGCGTTCCACGGTGTAACCGGCCCGGCACAGCAGGCGCTGGCGACCTTCGACCTCTCTCCCGAACCGCCGCCGCCGGAGCGTGTCGTGCCGCCGAAGCGCAAGATCAACCGGGCCAGCGGCAAGGCGTCACCGCCCAATCTGCGCTCGAAGGCGACAGAGGTCACCGCCCCCATCCCGATCATCCAGGTCGTGCCGCCGACCCCGATCGTCGTCGCGCCGCTTCCCAACATCGGTGTGCAGGCAACGTCCGGCGCATCCGACCGGGCGGGGCCCGGCACCGGTGCCGGCGGGATCGGCAACGGCAACGGGGCAGGGGGCGATGGCGATGGTGACGGCAGCGGCTGGGAACGCGTACCCCGGCTTATCAACGGCCGCATCAAGGGGTCGGACATTCCCGATGCGATCCTCGACGTCGGCTTCCGCGGCGTCGTCGGCATGCGCTACCGGGTGGAGACGGACGGCCGCGTCACCAATTGCATCGTCGCCCGCTCCAGCGGCAATGCGCTGATGGACCAGGCGACCTGCCGCGCCGTCGAAAAGCGCTTCCGCTACGAACCGTGGCGCGATGCCGCCGGTCG